A stretch of Insulibacter thermoxylanivorax DNA encodes these proteins:
- the helD gene encoding RNA polymerase recycling motor HelD — MTNPEHNLEELNRETRRLQYVTDRIREQLTQVEALVHARRQDTEEIKRNFWDNITVNLTNETETIETYTSIQQEARVLAEQERSEREAERQLATLTRLADSPYFGRVDFREDGQGEAEPIYIGLASLVENDGETFLIYDWRAPISSLFYDHAPGKAGYETPEGEISGEMTLKRQYVIKNGKLINMFDTDVTIGDSLLQQALSQGASAQMKSIVATIQREQNRVIRDEKHRLLIVQGAAGSGKTSAALQRVAYLLYRYRGSLTADQIVLFSPNPLFNSYISHVLPELGEANMRQSTFQEYLQRRLRMFRLDIEDLYEQTEYVLAEREDPYHAVRLQAIKYKASPDFFALINRYVRLLEKKGMKFRDIRFRGRVLISGDEMEEVFYSDELRRYKLHERIDEWKKRIALRLQELEKVERRRKWVSEAINLLDDEAYRLAYEKLRETGRFKGDTFDDERREQAYLRKMVVEEHFAPLRKRLRKGLYIDYLTIYRNLFLDEELLRELMHGEGNGDEQGQDPSQGRGSGALPEGWEKFDELFQRALTDKKLLYEDATPLLYLKESIDGFTEHDNSVRHVLVDEAQDYSPFQFAVLRRLFPRARMTVLGDLNQAIYMQTAEINGFEELAELFAAGDREQVATIRLLRSYRSTKQIVELSKRLLPEAREVEPFHRDGPKPSLVSVKDGDDACRFAVDWAAGQLRAGRSNVGILTYTAKEAAEVSKQLQDQLEARLITTETTQLESGVSVLPAYLAKGIEFDAVLIWDASKYREADRKLLYTAFTRAMHELAVMYRQGDPGLLQPLLEEPAASMA; from the coding sequence ATGACCAATCCTGAGCACAACCTTGAGGAGCTTAACCGCGAGACGAGGCGTCTGCAATATGTTACGGACAGGATTCGCGAGCAGTTAACGCAGGTGGAGGCCTTGGTGCATGCACGGCGGCAGGATACAGAAGAGATTAAGCGCAACTTCTGGGACAACATTACGGTGAACTTAACGAATGAAACCGAAACGATCGAGACCTATACCAGTATTCAGCAGGAAGCACGCGTGCTTGCTGAACAAGAACGAAGTGAACGTGAGGCGGAACGGCAGCTGGCGACGTTAACACGATTAGCCGATTCGCCTTATTTTGGGCGTGTGGATTTTCGAGAAGACGGGCAGGGAGAGGCGGAGCCGATCTACATCGGTCTGGCTTCCTTGGTGGAGAATGACGGAGAAACTTTCTTGATCTACGACTGGCGGGCGCCGATCTCCAGTCTGTTTTACGATCATGCCCCGGGCAAAGCGGGTTATGAAACGCCCGAGGGCGAGATCAGCGGCGAGATGACGCTTAAGCGCCAATACGTCATCAAGAACGGCAAGCTTATCAACATGTTCGATACCGATGTGACGATCGGCGACTCCTTGCTGCAGCAAGCGCTGTCACAGGGGGCAAGCGCGCAGATGAAGAGCATCGTCGCTACGATCCAGCGGGAGCAGAACCGCGTCATCCGTGACGAGAAGCATCGCTTGCTGATCGTGCAGGGTGCGGCCGGCAGCGGCAAGACCTCCGCAGCACTGCAGCGGGTGGCCTATCTGCTCTATCGTTACCGCGGCTCGCTCACCGCGGATCAGATCGTGCTGTTCTCGCCGAACCCGCTGTTTAACAGCTATATCAGCCACGTACTGCCCGAGCTTGGAGAAGCGAATATGAGGCAGTCCACCTTCCAGGAATATCTGCAGCGCAGGCTGCGCATGTTCCGCCTGGACATCGAGGATCTCTATGAACAAACGGAATACGTCCTGGCGGAGCGGGAGGATCCTTATCATGCCGTGCGCTTGCAAGCGATAAAATACAAGGCTTCGCCGGATTTCTTTGCCCTGATCAACCGTTATGTGCGCTTATTGGAGAAGAAGGGGATGAAGTTCCGTGATATCCGCTTCCGCGGCCGCGTGCTCATCTCAGGGGATGAGATGGAAGAGGTCTTCTACAGCGATGAATTGCGGCGCTACAAGCTTCATGAACGGATCGATGAGTGGAAGAAGCGGATCGCCCTGCGCCTGCAAGAGCTGGAGAAGGTGGAGCGCCGCAGGAAGTGGGTGTCAGAAGCGATCAACCTGCTCGACGATGAAGCATATCGTCTGGCCTATGAGAAACTGCGGGAAACGGGCCGCTTCAAAGGCGATACCTTCGATGATGAACGAAGGGAGCAGGCCTACCTGCGCAAGATGGTCGTTGAAGAGCACTTCGCTCCGCTGCGCAAGAGATTGAGAAAAGGGCTGTATATCGACTATCTCACGATCTACCGGAACCTGTTCTTGGATGAGGAACTGCTCCGCGAATTGATGCACGGCGAAGGAAACGGGGACGAGCAGGGTCAAGATCCAAGCCAAGGACGGGGAAGCGGGGCGCTGCCTGAGGGCTGGGAGAAGTTCGATGAACTGTTCCAACGCGCGCTGACGGATAAGAAACTGCTCTATGAGGATGCGACCCCGCTGCTCTATCTGAAGGAATCCATCGATGGTTTCACGGAGCATGATAACAGCGTGCGCCATGTGCTCGTTGATGAAGCGCAGGATTATTCGCCGTTCCAATTCGCCGTGCTGCGCAGGTTGTTCCCGCGGGCGCGAATGACGGTGCTCGGCGACCTGAATCAGGCGATCTATATGCAGACCGCAGAGATCAACGGTTTCGAGGAACTGGCGGAATTGTTCGCAGCAGGGGATCGGGAGCAGGTTGCGACGATTCGCTTGCTGCGCAGCTATCGCTCGACAAAGCAGATCGTTGAACTCTCAAAACGTCTGCTGCCGGAAGCGCGGGAGGTTGAACCCTTCCACCGCGACGGACCGAAGCCTTCATTGGTCTCCGTGAAGGACGGGGATGATGCGTGTCGCTTTGCCGTGGACTGGGCGGCAGGTCAGCTGCGGGCAGGCCGCAGCAACGTTGGCATCCTCACGTATACGGCTAAGGAAGCGGCGGAGGTCAGCAAGCAGCTGCAGGATCAGCTTGAGGCTCGTCTCATCACCACGGAGACCACCCAGCTGGAATCCGGCGTCTCGGTCTTGCCCGCCTACTTAGCGAAGGGGATCGAGTTCGATGCCGTGCTGATCTGGGATGCTTCGAAGTATCGCGAAGCCGACCGCAAACTGCTGTATACGGCATTTACCCGTGCGATGCATGAACTGGCCGTTATGTACAGACAAGGAGATCCCGGCTTGCTGCAACCCTTGCTGGAAGAGCCGGCCGCGTCGATGGCATAA